ATCTACTGGATGGTGATCTGGTAAATATTTGACTTAGTACGTTTGTTAATACATGATTTGTCTTGCGTTTACttactttcttttgtttaataAATAGCTCATATGGAGGCCATATAGCGACAAGCTCAGAACCAGTTTGCCATACTATTGCTCAGAAGGTCGAGCCGTGTGGCTTTCTGAGGTCCCATTGATCTGTCTCGATATAGTTGAGCATCATCCGATGGGGAGAGTCTTACGACAGTTTGGCCGACCACAGCATATACCCGCTCATCCCAGTTGGCAGACCACTCATTACGAGCGGCTTATAATGCTCAAACAGTTGCATCGGTTTTGGCATAATTTTAACACTCCTTTCAACCAAGAAAGATGCACTATGTAATCTATCAACGAATCTCTCTGTCAGCTGCTTGAATGACATTCGCACCATGGCAGTGAGTGGTAGTCCACAGGATGACTTCAACTATCCATTGAAGGACTCTGATACATTTGTAATTAAAATTCTCCATCTTTTGCCACCATCCTTATGCAGAGTCCATTTCTCAATCTCAAGATCCCTCAACCAAAGATAAGCTCCTTTGTCTTCCTGCTTAATTAATTCCATCTGCATCAAGAATTTCCTCTCTTGATGATTTGTTGCATCCATCCATATTAGATCACGCAACCTCTTATTCGGATAAGCCCGCTGGAAGTTGACCTTCAAGTGCCTAACACAGTAATGATGGTAGTCGTACAACTCCTTCCATTCATCCAAAGCACGCACAGAATATAAAATCCCATCACGTCGATcaaatattagacaaatacctgaacatTGTCtcacaacgtgctctttcaaacGGTTTAAAAACCATGTCCAAGTCTATTTACtctcattggcacaaatagcaaaggcAAGAGGAAATATTTGGCCATTAGCATCTACCCCAATGGTAATCTACATATTTATATCGTACTTCCATACACATGTGTCCCGTCTATGGAGATTATCAATGACAATGAACAAAATCATCAATGGATGGTTTAAATACCCAGAACACATATCTAAATATGTTTTCTGCAATGTAAGGACCTCGGTCgtgcttccattcaacaactgtccCTGAATTATAGTGTTGCAAAGAAGCTTTGTACCTCGGTAGAGCCgtaaatgacttatcccagttgtCATAAACAATCTCAAAAGCACGTTTATGCCCAAGAAAtgtctttcttttggtaatggtacaccTATATATCTGCACAACTGATGTTATGCACTCCTTCACCTTGTACTTTATGGACGATTCAAtatgtggaatcaagacaagagaaatcaaatcaacgttcaagttaaaatgattcccattgaatgtgtccatatTACAAGTATGCTTGCCATTATATTTCCCCACCAcctatatatattattttttaactttctcCCATGCAGCATTCACTTACAACGTTGGTCCCATTTACGAAAAATCACCTTATATGTTTTTCTATATGACTCAGCAACCTCAATCTCACGGCAGTTTTTTATGCTGTTCGTTACACACCCTACTAAGGTGAGCCTTGTCATTGAAAAGCATATTTATACAAAGCTCCGTTGATCTACTTTCATCCCACATGGCTGTatgaatttcatcaaaatcccttgtgaagGCATCCATATCTGGCGGCAagtgatcaaggtagggaatctctcTTGAATAAAATACCTCACGCGACTCTTATACTGCTGGTCTAATGGTAGGTGGAGTCTGCATATACGGAGCATGCTGAGTGGTGGCATCATGCTCCATTATCAAATCTGGTTGCTCATTGTCACTCTCATCTGAGAAGTGTGGTTCCTCATTGTCACTCTCATCTGAGAAGTGTGGTTCCTCATTGTCACTCTTACCTGAGAAGGGTGCTTCATCACCTGACTCATCAACATTATTGTCATAGTCACTATCATCTTTCTCACTTTGTGCATCTGCCATATCCTGATTCAAAATATCGTCATCACCCAACACCGTCATGTTGCTCATTTTTCCTACACaatgaattaaataattaatatcTTGTACATTTCAACATAATATATTAACTTTAACGCTTAAACATACCATTCATAATTTATAGATAGCCCATGATGCTCCTTATCAAATTGTTGATGACTCGAGGATGGACCAACATGATTCATCCTTTCAAAAGTAGGTGGAGTTCCAATGTTGGTTGGTTCATAACTAGTAAAATTTATATCTGGCCGGTAACCCCTATGAAAAAAATACAAGTTGTTATTATTATAGACATAAAACAAATAGTTATACTACAACTAGGTAAGTTGCAACTTGGCGACCCTCCATACTGCTGCATTAGCAAGAAGTTGTGTCCTCGCTCCTCGTTAACCCATGtagataagtttagatcaggccaGACTCTTTCATACGGAACCTGGTCGAATAAAACAGCTTTGAAAATTCTTCCAGATGGTTGAGTGTCCCAGCTCCTCGTTAACCCTCCAGTCCTGTTGATGTCTTCGGACTTTACGTATATTTCCAACATACTTATCATAAGAACATCCCAGTGTTCATCCGTAGTCCTCAAAAATCTTGTAGAGTTTCATAATCATTGATGTTAAACTCGACATAACAAGCCACACATTGTGAAGTAATCGAATACGTATAACTTTCCAATTACCTTAAGATTAACCGAACGTTTATTCACACACATTCTTTTATAAATCAGAGCTACCAATGTGTGGTATTCCAATGAGTGACAACTTAATAATACATTATGGAGAATAACTATTGTGTACCGAATTATTCTCCACCACAGCCTCACGCCCAAATATAATGCAACCCTAACTCTTCGCTCATCAGACATCATAGAAAGGTTCAAAGAGAGCTTTGTATAGATTGATGAAGATGAAGGGATGTATAAAGGATGCTGAAGAACAAAGTAATGGTTCAAATTCACTCAAGAATGATTTTTTTCAAGAATGAACATTCGACCTTAAGTAAGCAACTATAAGTGCCTTTGGCACCTAAAAAATGTGCATACAAATAAGTGCTTCGCCGTACAATTATTAGAGCTGTCATTTAAGAGGTCAGAAAAAATGAACGTATATCGCATGTAATAAATGCGCTATGTGTATAACGCATGTATTAAATGCGCTATACTAGTGAATTATGATGCCAGCCATTACATGCAAAATTGAAGTGCATAAGCATGTATTACATGCGCTATACGTTAACGGGGTAACTGGATGTTAACGTATAGTGCATGTAAAAATatgcgctatatataaaatggtacACCATTTTTTTATGCACCAATTTTGGTCTTTTGAGTCCAAAAAGTTGCTATTTAGGTTCCGGAACCACACTAAAgtatttaaattaaaatttgtaaCTTGAATACATCTAAACTCTACCTTTCTAAAAAGAAAAGTATACTTTCACATTTTCTCATATAAAAACAATCTCCCTATACAAAATGTATACTATACATATTATTTAAATAGTCTACCGTTCTTTAGATATTTTAAGTAGAGTAAAACGTTTTGTTTGTTACCTACCTCACATGCAAATAGGAATAGgaataggaaaagaaaacaaagaacggcaaagggtcaaatatactcatgtactttcgaaaatggtctaagaatacccctcgttatactattaggttatctatacccctcccatcatactttggaacaaaaatatccttattttggatggagtgccacgtggCAGCACCTCATGAAAACgacccatttcttttttttatccGATTTGTTTTAAAAAACCTACCACCTGACCCAATTTTCACCCAAGGCTAAACTTAGCATCTTTTGTTCTAAAGcaaattttttgtaaaaactgaaaaagaatgctttaaaaaaatatttttcagtttttttatagcattgttttttgtaaaaactaaaaaaaaaaagattttgcaaaatattttcgtttttttaaaactaatgcaccTGTAGTCCAATGCTTTAggaaagtctttttttttcttcagtttttacaaacaaaaaaaatagtttttcagtttttttaaagcatatattttgtaaaaactggaattttctttttgtaaaaactaaaaaaaaaaaagtttttgaaaacttttttttcagttttttaaagcattttttttgtaaaaactggaaaaacaaatttgtaaaaactgaaaaaaatattttcgttttttaaaactGAAATTTTTACATAAGTTTTAAAAAAGCGAACATATTTTgttgaatcttttttttttagtttttacaaaataattgctttagaaaattacttttcaggTATGGGTAATGGGTAAgggtctttttaaaaaaatatttttcagttttttcagttttttttaaagcattatttttgtaaaaactgaaaaaaaagattttgcaaaatatttttatttttttaaactaatgcatatatagtccactgctttaggagaatcttttttttttttttttttcagtttttacaaaaaaatatttttttttcaatttttacaataacaaaaaatgaaaaatatttttttaagcatttttttttagtttttacaaaaaaattgctttagaacAAAAGATGCTTAGTTTAACCTTGAGTGAAAATTGGGTCGGGTGGTAGGTTTTTAAAAACGGATcgagtaaaaaaaagaaatagtttATTTTCATCTGGTGCTGTCACGTGACACTCCAACCAAAATAAGAGTatttttgttccaaagtatgacaaaaaaatataaataactcggTAGTAATCTTATACCATTTTGGAAAGCAAAGGCTTATATTTGGCCCGATTGATAATGGGACGTGACTCCCACCTTTACTGCCTTCCACAATAAATAACACGACCCCAACGCAAGTCAACTATAGCCACCACATTCCACGCCAAGAAAACCATTAACAAAGATCAAGAAAATACCAAAAGCAGATAGACATTGCAATGGAGATGACAACAGAAATGAAGAAAGGTCCAACAACAAGGGCATCTCAGAATGTCCTCCCATACCAAACAGCAAGAATAGGGGAAAAGTACACTCTTGGGAAGAAACTAGGGCAAGGGCAATTTGGGACAACATACCAATGCATAGAAAATGCAACAGGGGTTGAATATGCGTGCAAATCAATCCCAAACAGGAAGCTTTTATGCAGGGAAGATTATGAGGATGTGTGGAGAGAGATTCAGATAATGCATCATTTATCTGAACACCCTTATGTAGTGAGGATTAAAGGGACTTATGAGGACAATCTGTTTGTCCATATTGTTATGGAATTGTGTAAAGGCGGGGAGCTTTTTGATAGGATTGTTGAAAAGGGACATTTTAGTGAGAAGAAAGCAGCACAATTGATGAACACTATTGTCAAGGTTGTGGAGGCTTGTCATTCTCTTGGTGTCATGCATAGAGATCTCAAACCTGAGAATTTCCTCTTTGATACCTCTCATGAAGATGCCAAGCTTAAGGCTACTGATTTTGGCTTGTCTATTTTCTATAAACCTGGTTCGTTTCCATCATACTTTTCTTCTTCTAATGCTGATTTGCCAATACAAATTAATTTCATTTCTTGGGGATCATATTTGCTCCTCTCTTTGCCTTTGTGTCTCCCATCGGTTTATTTTTAGTACTTTTGTTGATTGAACTCTGCCATTCACCTTCTATCAGATATAATAGAACTCGCTACGTCCTGGAATGCATCATATGTGGTTCATCTAAAATTAAATTTGCTTGAGAAATTCAAGAGCACCTATTATTCTTTGGTGATCATGTCCTGTTCCCATTTTAGAATCGGATTTTTCGCTATGACTTCTTGTTAAATTCATTTGCTTTGTCTTTCAACAATGTTTTGAGATGTAATTGGAGCAAAAGCTTATATGCAAATTAGCAATGTAGTGAAAATTCTGGAGAAAGGAACCATTCAGTGAGTTAGACAATAGGTTAACATTTATGAACTTTGTGTTAACTCTAGTCTCGTCTGAAACATGGCATGGTTCCCTTTTTCAATGTATGATTCAATCATTTTTGGCTGATCTTCCGTGATTGTGGTGTGATATTGGACTATTTAAATGTGCTCTAACAACATAAACTATTTTTTATTTGCAGGGCAGTATCACTCAGATGTTGTAGGAAGTCCTTATTATGTTGCTCCTGAAGTGTTGCACAAATTTTATGGGCCTGAAATAGATGTCTGGAGTGCCGGTGTCATCCTTTACATCTTATTATGCGGGGTTCCACCTTTCTGGGCTGGTAAATTTTGTATCTTCTTTCTTTATTAGAGAGGAAGATCAAACGCTGATTGTCTACTTCTCTCTATCTAATTAAATtccttgattttcttttctcaaattttgactTGCAGAGACGGACAATGGTATCTTCCGACAGATATTGAAAGGAAAGATAGATTTTGAATCAGAACCTTGGCCTCACATTTCGGATAGTGCAAAAGATTTGGTAAAGAAGATGCTCACCAGGGATCCTAGAGCACGAATAACTGCGCATCAAGTTCTATGTGTGTTAAGCTTTTAAAGGAAGTTGCAAAATCAAAATATAGTTTCATCTTCAGCGCGTTtctttaatttgttatttttcagGTCATCCTTGGATTGTGGACGACAACGTTGCTCCAGACAGACCCTTGGGTTCTGCAGTTTTATCACGCCTAAAGCAGTTCTGTGATATGAACAAACTCAAGAAGATGGCTTTACGAGTGAGTATTCTTTTACTAGATTTCCTTCTTTTCTCTCAGTAAGCTTTTTAGCTGTAATTTTTGGTTCTGGTTTAGTACATTTGATGCCTCATATGCCGAGATTCTTAGATTTGAATAGAAACATAAGTATTGCAGCAGTAGCAGTGGTATGAGGATATGGCGGGTTATTAACTTGGCCTCTTTATGTGGATTATGGATCATGTCTATAT
The nucleotide sequence above comes from Nicotiana tabacum cultivar K326 chromosome 12, ASM71507v2, whole genome shotgun sequence. Encoded proteins:
- the LOC107786544 gene encoding calcium-dependent protein kinase 11-like (The RefSeq protein has 3 substitutions compared to this genomic sequence), with translation MEMTTEMKKGPTTRASQNVLPYQTARIGEKYTHWKKLGQGQFGTTYQCIENATGVEYACKSIPNRKLLCREDYEDVWREIQIMHHLSEHPYVVRIKGTYEDNLFVHIVMELCKGGELFDRIVEKGHFSEKKAAQLMNTIVKVVEACHSLGVMHRDLKPENFLFDTSHEDAKLKATDFGLSIFYKPGQYHSDVVGSPYYVAPEVLHKFYGPEIDVWSAGVILYILLCGVPPFWAETDNGIFRQILKGKIDFESEPWPHISDSAKDLVKKMLTRDPRARITAHQVLCHPWIVDDNVAPDGPLGSAVLSRLKQFCDMNKLKKMALRVIAERLSEEEIGGLKQLFKMIDTDNSGTITYDELKHGLKRVGSDLTESEIRALMNAADFDNNGTIDYSEFIAATLHLNKMEREENLLAAFSYFDKDGSGYITIDELQQACLDFGFGDTKLEDIIKEIDIDNDGRIDYGEFATMMKKGNTGLAARTMRGNLNFNLADALGASDCDKDQ